The following proteins come from a genomic window of Lycium ferocissimum isolate CSIRO_LF1 chromosome 4, AGI_CSIRO_Lferr_CH_V1, whole genome shotgun sequence:
- the LOC132052063 gene encoding calcium-dependent protein kinase 11: MAQAATKKRPPISSKPSPNVLPYQTPRLREHYSLGKKLGQGQFGTTYQCTEKATGLQYACKSIPKRKLLCREDYEDVWREIQIMHHLSEHPNVVRIKGTYEDNLFVHIVMELCKGGELFDRIVQKGHYSERKAAHLMKTIVKVVEACHSLGVMHRDLKPENFLFDSTDEDATLKATDFGLSIFYKPGQYISDVVGSPYYVAPEVLHKFYGPEIDVWSAGVILYILLSGVPPFWAETDNGIFKQILKGKIDFESEPWPHISESAKDLVKMMLDRDPKARITAHEVLCHPWLVDDTVAPDKPLGSAVLNRLKQFYDMNKLKKMALRVIAERLSEEEIGGLKQLFKMIDTDNSGTITYEELKDGLKRVGSELVESDIKALMKAADFDNSGTIDYGEFIAATLHLNKMEREENLLAAFSYFDKDGSGYITTDELQQACIEFGLGDVKLDDIIREIDIDNDGRIDYGEFATMMKKGNTGFAARTMRGNLNFNLADALGASDSEKNQ; this comes from the exons ATGGCACAAGCTGCAACAAAGAAGAGACCTCCTATATCCTCAAAGCCATCTCCCAATGTCCTTCCTTATCAAACACCAAGATTAAGAGAACATTACTCCCTTGGCAAGAAATTAGGCCAAGGCCAATTTGGTACAACATATCAATGCACAGAAAAGGCAACAGGCCTTCAGTATGCATGCAAATCAATCCCAAAAAGGAAACTTTTATGTAGGGAAGATTATGAGGATGTGTGGAGAGAAATTCAAATAATGCATCATTTATCTGAGCACCCTAATGTAGTGAGGATCAAAGGAACTTatgaggacaatctttttgtcCATATTGTTATGGAATTATGTAAAGGGGGTGAGCTTTTTGATAGGATTGTTCAAAAGGGACATTATAGTGAGAGGAAAGCTGCACACTTGATGAAGACAATTGTTAAGGTTGTTGAGGCCTGTCATTCTCTTGGTGTCATGCATAGAGATCTCAAACCTGAGAATTTCCTATTTGACAGTACGGATGAAGATGCTACCCTTAAGGCTACCGATTTCGGGTTGTCCATTTTCTATAAGCCTG GGCAATATATCTCTGATGTTGTGGGAAGTCCTTATTATGTTGCTCCTGAAGTGTTGCATAAATTTTATGGGCCTGAAATTGATGTATGGAGTGCTGGAGTCATCTTATACATCTTATTATCTGGGGTTCCTCCCTTTTGGGCTG AGACAGACAATGGTATTTTCAAGCAGATATTGAAAGGGAAGATAGACTTTGAATCTGAACCTTGGCCTCATATTTCTGAGAGTGCAAAAGACTTGGTTAAAATGATGCTCGACAGGGATCCTAAAGCGCGAATAACTGCTCATGAAGTCCTAT gtcaTCCATGGCTTGTGGATGATACAGTTGCTCCAGACAAACCTTTGGGATCTGCAGTGTTGAATCGCCTAAAGCAGTTCTATGACATGAACAAACTTAAAAAGATGGCTTTACGA GTCATAGCAGAAAGGCTTTCAGAGGAAGAAATAGGAGGCCTAAAGCAGTTGTTCAAAATGATTGACACGGATAACAGTGGAACAATCACATATGAGGAACTGAAAGATGGCTTGAAAAGAGTAGGATCTGAGCTAGTGGAGTCTGATATCAAGGCCCTGATGAAAGCG GCTGACTTTGACAACAGTGGCACAATTGACTACGGTGAATTCATCGCTGCAACACTGCATCTGAATAAGATGGAGAGGGAGGAGAATTTGCTTGCTGCATTCTCCTACTTTGACAAAGATGGCAGCGGTTATATCACAACTGATGAGCTTCAACAGGCTTGTATAGAATTTGGCCTTGGTGATGTTAAATTGGACGACATAATTAGAGAGATTGACATAGACAAT GATGGACGTAtagattatggagaatttgcaACAATGATGAAGAAGGGAAATACAGGATTTGCAGCCAGAACTATGAGGGGCAATTTGAATTTTAACTTGGCAGATGCTCTTGGAGCAAGTGACAGTGAGAAAAATCAATAG
- the LOC132052065 gene encoding subtilisin-like protease SBT3.9, whose product MQKNQLFSSIPLLFLLFAAIITSMGDSQTSQPSNESKVHIVYTEKPEDQEPEQYHIKTLASVLGSEEAAKEALIYSYKHAASGFSAKLTPEQVSELSKQPGVLQVVPSQTVQLHTGRV is encoded by the exons ATGcagaaaaatcaattattttcttcaattccaTTGCTTTTCTTGTTATTTGCAGCGATAATAACATCAATGGGAGATTCACAAACTTCACAACCCTCAAATGAATCCAAAGTTCATATAGTGTATACTGAGAAACCTGAAGATCAAGAACCTGAACAGTATCATATCAAAACCCTAGCTTCTGTTCTTGGCAG TGAGGAGGCTGCGAAAGAGGCGTTGATATACAGTTACAAGCATGCAGCCAGTGGATTCTCAGCAAAGCTGACTCCTGAGCAGGTCTCTGAGCTCTCAA AGCAACCTGGAGTGCTGCAAGTTGTTCCAAGCCAAACAGTTCAGTTGCACACTGGGCGCGTCTGA
- the LOC132053886 gene encoding uncharacterized protein LOC132053886 yields the protein MEKQASSSRELQCVGRLEIAPPKPVGFLCGSIPVPTDKAFHDFNASQLVPSPERVRAPRYRMIPIETDLNTLPLLSSIPDKVLPLVANQSRTSADLLWESGTHTSNLARKGEALAVSGLVEYGDEVDVIAPTDILKQIFKIPYSKARLSIAVHRVGQTLVLNTGPDVEEGEKLIRRNNNPPKCADQSLFLNFAMHSVRMEACDCPPTHTPSKEWQCESRESSPESSEHPTQDSTFYEQRGTSTQEEKSNPPCTYNELKQGDSFWGKKNRKNKDQGARNKVSQVKEKSRYSVKESDKYRRASNDGFLRVLFWQFHNFRMLLGSDLLIFSNDKFVAVSLHLWDVSRKVTPLTWLEAWLDNVMASVPELAICYHQDGVVQGYELLKTDDIFLLKGISEDGTPAFYPNVVQQNGLSVLRFLEENCKQDPGAYWLYKSAGEDAIQLFDLSVIPQNRPADDADDNSSSVPSLINRGRSDPFLSLGTLLYRIAHRLSLSMSPENKSRCASFFRKCLDFLDEPDHLVVRACAHEQFARLLLTYDEELDLSSEALPRESEVTGADAEEEPVESLISVSVSGAHDFLVPRVEPGNNIETLPATGSDDSVRVTSDEAITSPRAITAPRERNTASLEDAPNSREKSFSVCDLSKVSPKVQTVADPISTKLAAIHHVSQAIKSLRWKRQMQSNRMDLQNSGQNQDERPSAPSFSICACGDTDCIEVCDIREWLPTSKLDDKLWKLVLLLGESYLALGQAYKEDEQLGQALKVVELACLLYGSMPQHREDSKFVSSMVVCTSTNVELDESEKAGSSQCDDCFIYDQLSDSYLFWAKAWTLVGDLYVQFHLTDGDKMPVQSEQKSLTKELKMSSEVLREVERLKKKLGQSSQNCSSCSLLNCSCQSDRASSGSSASSSSGDSRSKSYGRKQNKKSHTKANSHAHSGTFVDIHQKGESTTSESNLPMHSKNITRMESSIKLTDVSEAKNSGPTDSDRDDVEGVKMEGTSAYTCSETSKEETERKSGGIFKYIRGTVAGDADFYLSVALNCYEEARNAMVGHLTNSADLQSLIKKKGWVCNELGRRRLERKEQDKAEVAFADAINAFKEVADHTNIILINCNLGHGRRALAEEMVAKIENLKEHAILQDAYRQVLQAAKKEYRESLRFYGAAKTVVNSVSEESDLDSSNLRNEVYTQFAHTYLRLGMLLAREDTFAEVYENCVLEDSFNSCVSRPRIDRRKHEISANDAIREALSVYESLGELRKQESAYAYFQLACYQRDCCLKFLDQDQKKNSSSKGGNSFLHRVKQYSSLADRNWQKSMDFYGPTTHPLMHLAILVERAALLLDLSNLLHSNVLLESALTCMLEARHVSGDTLSNDNLKICDKYWSQLQMLLKKMLSVALCPTTNKSSANSQQSASNKSADTGKLRELYKMSLKYTEFSQLQVMHDLWIS from the exons ATGGAGAAACAAGCATCAAGCTCACGAGAGTTACAGTGTGTAGGCAGGCTCGAAATTGCACCCCCTAAACCTGTCGGTTTTCTCTGTGGTTCTATTCCTGTCCCAACCGATAAAGCATTTCACGATTTCAATGCTTCTCAACTTGTACCCTCACCTGAAAG GGTTAGAGCTCCGAGGTATCGGATGATTCCTATCGAGACTGATCTAAACACTTTGCCACTGCTTTCAAGTATTCCAGATAAGGTACTGCCATTAGTGGCCAACCAATCAAGGACGAGTGCAG ATTTACTATGGGAAAGTGGCACACACACGTCAAATCTTGCAAGGAAAGGTGAAGCTCTTGCTGTATCAGGTCTGGTGGAGTATGGAGATGAGGTCGATGTCATTGCCCCAACTGATATTCTGAAGCAAATCTTTAAGATTCCATACTCAAAGGCTCGATTATCAATTGCAGTACATCGTGTTGGCCAGACTCTAGTTTTGAACACAGG GCCTGATGTTGAAGAGGGGGAAAAATTGATCAGAAGAAATAATAACCCACCAAAATGTGCAGATCAGTCTTTGTTTCTAAATTTCGCTATGCACTCTGTTCGCATGGAGGCATGTGATTGTCCACCAACCCATACACCATCGAAGGAGTGGCAATGTGAATCAAGAGAAAGTTCACCTGAATCTTCTGAACACCCAACACAGGATAGCACTTTCTATGAGCAACGTGGAACTTCTACTCAGGAAGAAAAATCTAACCCGCCTTGCACATATAACGAGCTCAAACAGGGTGACTCTTTTTGGGGCAAAAAgaacagaaaaaataaggatCAAGGTGCTAGAAACAAGGTCTCACAAGTAAAAGAGAAGTCGAGGTACTCAGTGAAAGAGTCTGACAAGTATAGACGAGCTAGTAATGATGGATTCCTAAGGGTTCTATTTTGGCAGTTTCACAATTTCCGTATGCTTCTAGGAAGTGATTTACTCATCTTCAGCAATGACAAGTTTGTTGCAGTTAGCTTGCACTTGTGGGATGTTTCACGAAAG GTCACTCCTTTAACATGGCTAGAGGCGTGGCTTGATAATGTCATGGCTAGTGTTCCTGAGTTGGCTATATGCTATCATCAAGACGGTGTTGTTCAGGGCTATGAACTCCTAAAAACAGATGATATATTTCTCCTAAAGGGCATATCTGAGGATGGTACTCCTGCTTTTTATCCAAATGTAGTACAGCAAAACGGGCTTTCAGTATTGAGATTCCTTGAGGAAAACTGCAAGCAAGATCCTGGTGCATATTGG CTATACAAAAGTGCGGGAGAAGATGCTATCCAACTCTTTGATCTATCTGTCATACCTCAAAACCGACCTGCTGATGACGCTGATGATAATTCTAGCTCTGTGCCCTCTCTAATAAATAGAGGGAGAAGCGATCCCTTTCTTTCACTGGGGACGCTATTGTACCGGATTGCTCACAGACTTTCACTTTCGATG TCTCCTGAAAACAAGTCTAGATGTGCGAGTTTCTTCAGAAAATGTCTTGATTTTTTGGATGAGCCTGATCACCTG GTTGTACGTGCTTGTGCTCATGAACAATTTGCGAGGCTCCTTTTAACATACGATGAAGAGTTAGATTTGTCATCTGAAGCACTTCCTAGGGAGTCTGAAGTTACAGGGGCTGACGCTGAAGAAGAACCAGTTGAATCTTTGATTTCGGTTTCTGTATCAGGTGCCCATGATTTCCTGGTTCCTAGAGTTGAACCAGGCAACAACATTGAAACATTGCCAGCTACTGGATCTGATGATTCTGTGAGGGTAACATCTGATGAGGCTATAACTTCCCCAAGAGCAATTACAGCTCCAAGGGAGAGAAATACAGCCAGTCTGGAAGATGCACCAAATAGCAGAGAGAAAAGCTTTTCAGTATGTGATTTGTCAAAAGTGTCTCCTAAGGTTCAAACTGTTGCTGATCCAATCTCCACCAAGTTGGCTGCCATACATCATGTTTCTCAAGCTATTAAGTCTCTTAGATGGAAACGTCAAATGCAAAGCAATAGAATGGATCTGCAGAATAGTGGTCAAAATCAGGATGAGCGGCCTTCAGCACCGAGTTTTTCTATCTGTGCATGTGGAGATACTGACTGTATTGAAGTTTGTGATATTCGGGAATGgcttccaacttcaaaattggATGATAAGTTGTGGAAATTAGTTCTATTGCTTGGAGAATCGTACTTGGCGCTTGGACAAGCTTATAAAGAAGATGAACAATTGGGTCAGGCCTTGAAGGTTGTAGAGTTGGCATGTCTGCTTTATGGATCAATGCCTCAACATCGGGAAGACTCAAAATTCGTTTCTTCCATGGTCGTTTGTACATCAACCAATGTTGAACTTGATGAAAGTGAAAAAGCTGGGTCTTCACAATGTGATGATTGTTTCATTTATGATCAATTATCTGACAGTTACCTCTTTTGGGCCAAGGCTTGGACGCTAGTTGGGGACTTGTATGTCCAATTCCATTTGACAGATGGTGATAAGATGCCAGTACAATCAGagcaaaagtctctaactaaAGAGTTGAAGATGTCATCTGAAGTTCTGAGGGAGGTTGAAAGGCTCAAGAAGAAGCTTGGACAGTCTAGTCAGAACTGCAGCTCATGTTCCTTATTAAACTGCAGCTGCCAGAGTGATAGGGCCAGCAGTGGCAGCAGCGCTAGCAGTAGTAGTGGAGATTCACGTTCTAAAAGTTATGGCAGAAAGCAGAACAAAAAATCACATACCAAAGCAAACTCCCATGCACATTCTGGAACTTTTGTGGATATTCATCAGAAGGGTGAAAGCACCACATCCGAGAGTAACCTCCCGATGCATAGCAAGAATATTACCAGAATGGAAAGCTCTATTAAACTGACAGATGTTTCAGAGGCAAAAAATTCTGGACCTACCGACTCTGATAGAGATGATGTCGAGGGAGTGAAAATGGAAGGAACTTCAGCGTATACATGTTCTGAAACTTCAAAGGAAGAAACTGAAAGGAAAAGTGGGGgtatatttaaatatattcGAGGTACTGTAGCTGGAGATGCTGATTTCTATCTCTCTGTTGCCTTGAACTGTTATGAAGAAGCTAGAAACGCTATGGTTGGACATCTTACTAATTCAGCAGACTTACAATCTTTAATTAAGAAGAAAGGATGGGTGTGTAATGAGTTAGGCCGTAGGAGGCTGGAAAGAAAAGAGCAGGATAAAGCTGAAGTCGCTTTTGCTGATGCAATAAATGCGTTTAAAGAAGTAGCTGACCACACTAACATTATATTGATAAACTGTAACTTAGGTCATGGCAGGAGAGCCCTAGCAGAAGAGATGGTAGCAAAGATTGAAAATCTCAAGGAACATGCAATCCTCCAGGATGCATACAGGCAAGTGCTCCAGGCTGCCAAGAAGGAATACAGGGAATCTCTGAGGTTCTATGGTGCAGCAAAAACAGTCGTAAATAGTGTTAGTGAAGAATCAGATTTGGATTCAAGCAACTTGAGAAATGAAGTTTATACTCAGTTTGCTCATACATATCTAAGGCTTGGGATGCTATTGGCCAGAGAAGATACATTTGCTGAGGTTTATGAGAACTGTGTCCTTGAGGATTCTTTCAACTCCTGTGTTAGTAGACCTAGGATAGACCGTAGAAAGCATGAGATTTCAGCTAATGATGCCATTAGAGAGGCTTTATCCGTCTATGAGTCACTGGGTGAGTTACGGAAACAGGAATCTGCGTATGCATACTTTCAGTTGGCTTGCTACCAAAGGGATTGCTGCTtgaaatttttggatcaagatcaGAAGAAAAACAGTTCTTCCAAGGGCGGAAATAGCTTTCTTCATAGAGTAAAACAATATTCTTCATTGGCTGATAGGAACTGGCAGAAATCCATGGATTTCTATGGACCAACGACACATCCCTTGATGCACTTGGCTATTTTGGTGGAGCGAGCTGCGCTATTACTGGATCTGTCAAATCTTCTTCACTCTAACGTG CTTCTGGAGTCTGCTCTGACTTGTATGCTTGAAGCTCGCCATGTATCTGGAGACACACTGAGTAATGACAATCTTAAGATTTGTGATAAATATTGGAGCCAGTTGCAGATGCTATTGAAGAAGATGTTGTCTGTAGCACTCTGTCCAACTACGAATAAATCTTCAGCCAACTCTCAGCAGAGCGCCTCAAATAAGTCTGCTGATACCGGAAAGCTTAGAGAGCTTTACAAGATGTCTCTGAAGTATACAGAGTTCAGTCAACTGCAAGTaatgcatgatttgtggataTCTTAA